The window CCGGAGTTGAACAGGGCGGTGCGCTTGTCGAAGTCGCCCGGGGTGAGGCGGTTGAGCGCCTCGGCCACCTCGACGTAGCCCTCGTAGCCGGTGATCGTGAAGCAGGTGTGGGTGAACTGCGCGACCTGGGCGGTGACGGCGTCCACCACCGCGGGGGCGCTGTTGCCGACGCCGGTGACGGCGATGCCCGAGCCGAAGTCGATCAGGGTGTTGCCGTCGACGTCGCGCAGCACTCCCCCGCCGGCGGCCTCGACGAAGATCGGCAGGGTGAGGCCGACGCCTTTCGGCACGGCCGCCGACTTGCGGGCGAGCAGCTGCTGCGAGCGCGGGCCGGGGATGGCGGTGACGAGTTCGCGCTGCTGTCGAAGGGCGGGGCCGCCGCGGACGGTCTCGGGTTCGGCGGTGACGGTCATGGCGGGTCCTCTCGACGGCGTGATCCGACGCTAATCCTCGGGGGGCGGATGCGCGGCTGCCGTTCTGGCACGCGTGGCCTGCTGATGTGCCGGAGTGGCGGCTACACTGTCGGCATGGCGACCTTCCTCCACGAGATCGTGGCGTTGCCGGAGCTCGGGCTGACGCTGCTCGTGCCTACCGCCGGACCACCTCGGGTGGGGGCGACGGTGGCCGACGACGGCTCGGCGCCGCGCGCGATCGAGTGGGCCCACGGGTCGGATCTCGACGACCCCACGCCGTTCCTCTCGCCCGGCCATCTGCTGCTGACGACAGGCCGGCAGTTCGACGGCTACGACGCGGCCGACTACCGCCGGTACGTCGGCCGGCTGGTCGAGGCGGGCGTCGTGGGGCTGGGGTTCGGCACCGAGGTGGTGCGCGCCGGCACCCCGCCCGAGCTCGTCGCCGCGTGCACGACGGCGGGGCTGCCGCTGGTGGAGATCCCGTACCGCACGCCGTTCATCGCCGTCGCCCGGGCGATCGCCGACCGCGAGGCGGCGGCGGCCCGCGAACGTGTGGAGTGGGCGCTCGCGGCGCAGGACGCCCTCACCCGCGCGGTGGGCCGCGGCGGCCTGAGCGCGGCGGTCGCGGCGGCGGCCGAGGCCCTCACGGCCGAGATCTGGGTCTTCGACGCCGACGCCGGCGTGCTGGAGCACGCGGGCCGTGCAGCTCGAGAAGCCGACGCCGGGCGGTCGGCGGCGGAGGTCGCCGCCGAGGTGCTGGGGCGGGGGCGCCGGGCGCGCATCCGGGAGCCGTTCGGGGAGGGGACGCTGCTCGTTCAGACCCTGGGGGCGTCGGGGCGGCACCCCGGGGCCGTCGCCGTGGCCCGGGGCGAGCAGCTCGACGCGCCCGCCGAGTCGGTGGTCAGCACGCTCGCCGCGCTGGCCGAGCTCGCGCTCGAGCACGCCGACGACCTGCGGACGGGGCACCGCTCCATCCTCCAGCAGCTGTTCGAGCTCCTGAGGGAGGGCCGCTTCGACGCCGTGCGCCGGGCGGCCGAGGTGCTGGGGATCGAGTTGCCGTCCGAACCGCTCACCGTCGTCGCCGTGCCGCTCACCTCCCTGACGCCGGCGTTCCGCGACCGCCTCGAACGCCGCAGCTCCCCGGCTCGCGCGCGCTTCGCGGTGGCGCGTGGCGCGCACCTGATCGTCCTGGTCGACGCCGAGACGGCGACGACCGAGCGCCGGATGCTCGACGAGACCCGCGTGCCCGCCGGCGCCTCGGCGCCCGGCGGCTGGGACGAGCTCGACGGCCTCGTCGCCCAGTCCCTGCGCGCCCTCGACCGCGCGGCACCCGGACGCTCGGTCGGCTTCGACGAGCTCACGGGCGACGGCCTGCTCGGACTCCTCGGGGCGGGGTCGGCCCCGGGCACCGCGACGGCCCGCGAGCTCGCGCGAGCGCGCCTCGCACCGCTCCGCCGCACCGCCGAGGGCCGCGAGCAGCTCCACGCCGCCGACGTCTGGCTGCGGCACAACGGCCACTGGGACCCGGCCGCCCGCGAGCTCGGCCTGCACCGCCACAGCCTGCGCCTGCGCATCGAGACGCTCGGCGCGACCCTCGGCCTCGCGCTCGACACCTTCCCCGCGCGCGCCGAGCTCTGGGCACTGCTCGCCGCCTCGGGCAGCTCGTCCGCGACGGCGCCGCCGCGCATCCGCCCCGCTACTTCGCGACGTGAGCCGACGTGATGAGGTCGGCGCCCGCGTGCGCCAGCTCGGCGATGGCCGCCCGGGACGCCTCGGGCGAGACACCCGCCACGAGGTCGGTGATGATGCGCACCTTTCGCCCGTGCTCGATCGCGTCGAGCGCCGAGGCACGCACGCAGTAGTCGGTGGCGAGGCCCGCGATGTCGATCTCGGTGACACCGTTCTTGTCGAGCAGCTCGTGCACCGTGCCGCCCTCCTCGGTCGTGCCCTCGTAGATCGAGTAGGCCGGCTCGCCCATGCCCTTGCGCACGTGATGGTCGATCGCCCGGGTGGTGAGCTCGTCGTGGTACTCGGCGCCGTGGGTTCCGGCGACGCAGTGCACGGGCCACGTGCTGACGAAGTCGGGCTCGGCGCCGGTGGC of the Herbiconiux flava genome contains:
- a CDS encoding PucR family transcriptional regulator; translated protein: MATFLHEIVALPELGLTLLVPTAGPPRVGATVADDGSAPRAIEWAHGSDLDDPTPFLSPGHLLLTTGRQFDGYDAADYRRYVGRLVEAGVVGLGFGTEVVRAGTPPELVAACTTAGLPLVEIPYRTPFIAVARAIADREAAAARERVEWALAAQDALTRAVGRGGLSAAVAAAAEALTAEIWVFDADAGVLEHAGRAAREADAGRSAAEVAAEVLGRGRRARIREPFGEGTLLVQTLGASGRHPGAVAVARGEQLDAPAESVVSTLAALAELALEHADDLRTGHRSILQQLFELLREGRFDAVRRAAEVLGIELPSEPLTVVAVPLTSLTPAFRDRLERRSSPARARFAVARGAHLIVLVDAETATTERRMLDETRVPAGASAPGGWDELDGLVAQSLRALDRAAPGRSVGFDELTGDGLLGLLGAGSAPGTATARELARARLAPLRRTAEGREQLHAADVWLRHNGHWDPAARELGLHRHSLRLRIETLGATLGLALDTFPARAELWALLAASGSSSATAPPRIRPATSRREPT
- a CDS encoding isochorismatase family protein, coding for MAKALFIIDVQNDFIEGGALGVEGGTAVAEGISRMLARNPDTYEFVIASRDWHDPDNDNGGHFATGAEPDFVSTWPVHCVAGTHGAEYHDELTTRAIDHHVRKGMGEPAYSIYEGTTEEGGTVHELLDKNGVTEIDIAGLATDYCVRASALDAIEHGRKVRIITDLVAGVSPEASRAAIAELAHAGADLITSAHVAK